The Paenibacillus sp. FSL H7-0357 nucleotide sequence GTATTTTGGCGTCCAGCAGACCAAGCTCTGCCCACTGGTTGGCAAGGAGGAACGGTTTCTGTGGAGGGGTGGATAACGTCTCTGAGACTGTACCTGATCTGCCAATGAAAAACAGTAATGAAGCAATTCCTATCACTGCAGCAACAGAGCTGCCCCACTTTAAACCTCTTTTTAGGGTGCGGCCCGTTTGCATTCCGGATATCTCGGATAATTTTTGCCCGGAGGCGGGCTGTATCTCTGTATTGCGAACTTGTTCCATAACGCGCTCTGTGAAATCATCAGCTAGATTAGAGCTTGTATACAATTGTGAATCCGTCAGTAGATCGTTATCAGTGCCGGACAAGTCATTGTGATTGGTGTAAGCCCATTTTTTCATTGGAACCCTCCCTGGATTTCGACCATTGTTTCTTCAGCTTTTGACGGGCGCGGTGGAGACAATTTTTGACCTGGTGCATAGGCATTCCCGTTATCGCTGAGATTTCCTCATAGGATAATTCATTGGTATAGCGAAGCAGCAGTACAATCCGGTATCGCTCTGGAAGCTTGGCCAATTTCCGGTGCATTTCAAGCTCGTCTTCCTTACGCATATACTGCTCTTCAGGGGTTGGCCCGTGATCCTTCTCCTCCAGTAAGTTGCTTGTTAGGCCAGGGGATTTCCGCCTTTTCAGTGACCTGAAGTGGTTGATCGCAATGGCGTACAGCCAAGCGGCAAAGCTTGATTGGCCATGATGCTCGCGGAGTTTCTGGTATGCTTTGATAAATGTTTCCTGGGCCAAATCCTGTGCATCCTGGTGACTGGCGCCCATACCGAGCAGCAGA carries:
- a CDS encoding sigma-70 family RNA polymerase sigma factor; translated protein: MKAQENDKQIIAEVLQGNREAFAVLVDKYKSSLYGLLLGMGASHQDAQDLAQETFIKAYQKLREHHGQSSFAAWLYAIAINHFRSLKRRKSPGLTSNLLEEKDHGPTPEEQYMRKEDELEMHRKLAKLPERYRIVLLLRYTNELSYEEISAITGMPMHQVKNCLHRARQKLKKQWSKSREGSNEKMGLHQSQ